Proteins encoded within one genomic window of Felis catus isolate Fca126 chromosome C1, F.catus_Fca126_mat1.0, whole genome shotgun sequence:
- the LOC109502516 gene encoding LOW QUALITY PROTEIN: 60S ribosomal protein L23a-like (The sequence of the model RefSeq protein was modified relative to this genomic sequence to represent the inferred CDS: substituted 2 bases at 2 genomic stop codons): protein MFCPFTKMAPKAKKEAPAPPKAEAKAKALKAKKAVLKGIHSHKKKKIRTSPTFRGPKTLRLRRQPKXPXKSAPRRNKLDHYAIIKFPLTTESAMKKIEDNNTLVFIVDVKASKHQIKQAVKKLYDIDVAKVNTLIRPDGEKKAYVRLAPDYDALDVANKIGII, encoded by the coding sequence ATGTTTTGCCCTTTCACGAAGATGGCGCCGAAGGCGAAGAAggaagcccctgcccctcccaaagCCGAAGCCAAAGCAAAGGCTTTGAAGGCCAAGAAAGCAGTGCTGAAAGGCATCcacagtcataaaaaaaagaagatccgTACGTCACCTACATTCCGAGGGCCCAAGACACTGCGTCTCCGAAGACAGCCCAAATAGCCTTGAAAGAGCGCCCCCAGGAGAAACAAGCTTGACCACTATGCCATCATCAAGTTCCCCCTGACTACAGAGTCGgccatgaagaaaatagaagacaacaaCACTCTTGTGTTCATTGTGGATGTCAAGGCCAGCAAGCACCAGATCAAACAGGCCGTGAAGAAACTCTATGACATTGATGTGGCCAAGGTCAACACTCTAATCAGGCCcgatggagaaaagaaagcatatgttcGACTGGCTCCTGACTATGATGCTTTGGATGTTGCCAACAAAATTGGGATCATCTAA